In a genomic window of Blattabacterium cuenoti:
- the ruvA gene encoding Holliday junction branch migration protein RuvA, with the protein MITYLNGKLVEKNQSYLIIDCHGVGYHIYISSYTYSFLTEKEGKDVCIHTYLFIKENQHVLYGFFDKKERKIFSYLISVNGIGPNSAIMLLSYLTPSEIKQSICEEDVKMFNKVKGIGKKTAQRIIIELKDKIVKEIFPKKEKLLENTPFLIKKEALSALSVLGFSPKESKKVLDDILHENPKYSVENLIKEYLKKIVKS; encoded by the coding sequence GTGATAACATACTTAAACGGAAAGTTAGTAGAAAAAAATCAATCTTATTTAATCATAGATTGTCATGGAGTCGGATATCATATTTATATATCATCATATACTTATTCTTTTTTAACAGAAAAAGAAGGAAAAGATGTTTGCATACATACTTATCTATTTATAAAAGAAAATCAACATGTTTTATATGGTTTTTTTGATAAAAAAGAAAGAAAAATCTTTTCTTATTTGATATCCGTGAATGGAATAGGTCCAAATTCTGCTATTATGTTATTATCTTATCTTACTCCATCTGAAATAAAACAATCTATATGCGAAGAAGATGTCAAAATGTTTAATAAAGTTAAAGGAATTGGTAAAAAAACCGCTCAAAGAATTATTATTGAACTAAAAGATAAAATTGTTAAAGAAATTTTTCCTAAAAAAGAAAAATTATTGGAAAATACACCTTTTTTGATAAAAAAAGAAGCTTTAAGTGCTTTGAGTGTACTTGGATTTTCTCCTAAAGAATCTAAAAAAGTTTTGGATGATATTTTACACGAAAATCCAAAATATTCTGTAGAGAATCTCATTAAAGAATACTT
- the der gene encoding ribosome biogenesis GTPase Der: MNYIVSIIGRPNVGKSTLFNRLVGRRKAIVHVKSGVTRDRIYGNSEWNGIRFSIIDTGGFSTSKIDFLEKEIKNQIFIAIKESDVILFLVDIKLGILNADIEIAKILRKCKKKILLVINKVDNGKLIYSDTDFFRLGFKEYYYISAINGSGTGELLDKLIEIFKKEFLKKKDKTLENEFLPRFSIIGRPNVGKSTLINSFLNKNHHIVTNISGTTRDSLDVLYKKCEYECILIDTPGVRKKSKIRDNIEFYSIMRTFNTIEHADVCLLMIDACCGWEKQDMNIFKLVEKNHKGIIIIINKWDLFHEKNQNTQKDYEFFIRKKIAPFNYIPILFISAKNKDGIENIIPMAYQILKSRKSRLKTNILNKIMLPILKKNPPTPNKKNKFKLITIKYCTQLPSYTPKFIFFSNFPQYIKESYKRFVENKIRSYFDFVGVPIQIFFRKK; the protein is encoded by the coding sequence ATGAATTATATCGTATCTATAATAGGACGTCCTAATGTAGGAAAATCAACTTTATTTAATCGTCTTGTAGGAAGAAGGAAAGCTATCGTTCATGTGAAAAGTGGAGTGACAAGAGATCGTATTTATGGAAATTCAGAATGGAATGGAATTAGATTTTCTATAATAGATACTGGTGGTTTTTCTACTTCGAAAATAGATTTTCTCGAAAAAGAAATAAAAAACCAAATTTTCATAGCTATCAAAGAATCTGATGTTATTTTATTTTTAGTAGATATCAAATTAGGAATATTAAATGCGGATATAGAAATTGCTAAAATATTAAGAAAATGTAAAAAAAAAATTTTATTGGTTATCAACAAAGTTGATAACGGAAAACTTATCTATTCTGACACAGATTTTTTCCGTTTAGGATTTAAAGAATATTACTATATATCAGCTATAAATGGAAGTGGAACAGGTGAATTGCTAGATAAATTAATAGAAATATTCAAAAAAGAATTTTTAAAAAAAAAAGACAAAACATTGGAAAACGAATTTCTTCCTCGTTTTTCAATAATAGGACGTCCTAATGTAGGAAAATCAACTCTGATTAATTCTTTTCTAAATAAAAACCATCATATTGTGACAAACATTTCGGGAACAACCAGAGATAGTTTAGATGTATTATACAAAAAATGTGAATATGAATGTATTTTAATAGATACACCTGGAGTCAGAAAAAAATCAAAAATCAGAGATAACATTGAATTTTATTCCATTATGAGAACGTTTAACACAATAGAACATGCGGATGTTTGTCTTTTAATGATAGATGCATGTTGTGGATGGGAAAAACAAGATATGAATATTTTTAAATTAGTGGAAAAAAATCATAAAGGAATTATAATTATTATTAACAAATGGGATTTATTTCATGAAAAAAATCAGAATACACAAAAAGATTACGAATTTTTTATAAGAAAAAAAATTGCTCCATTTAATTATATTCCCATTCTTTTTATTTCCGCTAAAAATAAAGATGGAATAGAGAATATTATTCCTATGGCTTATCAGATTCTAAAATCTCGTAAAAGCAGATTAAAAACGAATATTTTAAATAAAATTATGTTACCAATTTTGAAAAAAAATCCACCTACTCCTAATAAAAAAAACAAATTCAAATTAATAACAATTAAATATTGTACTCAATTGCCTTCATATACACCTAAATTTATTTTTTTTTCTAATTTTCCTCAATACATAAAAGAATCTTATAAAAGATTTGTTGAAAATAAAATTCGTTCTTACTTTGATTTTGTAGGAGTACCCATACAAATTTTTTTTAGAAAAAAATAA
- the trmD gene encoding tRNA (guanosine(37)-N1)-methyltransferase TrmD gives MRIDIVSIIPEIFHSIFSNSIMKRAIYKGLIEIHIHDLRKYGLGKRKNVDDYPYGGGSGMVIRIEPVYQCFYKLLSERDYDEKIFMTPDGELFSQKNAQNLINKKNIIILCGRYKGIDQRIRDHLISKEISIGNYILSGGELAAAVVIESIVRLLPGVIQNKDSILTDSFQKESFIAPPIYTRPMIYKGWAVPNILLSGHHKKIKDWLNEKSIPQKKLDT, from the coding sequence TTGCGTATAGATATTGTTAGTATAATACCTGAAATTTTTCATAGTATTTTTTCCAATTCTATTATGAAAAGGGCAATTTATAAAGGTTTAATTGAGATTCATATTCATGATTTACGTAAATATGGTTTAGGAAAACGAAAAAATGTGGATGATTATCCTTATGGAGGGGGATCAGGAATGGTGATTAGAATAGAACCTGTATATCAGTGTTTTTATAAGCTTTTATCAGAAAGAGATTATGATGAAAAAATTTTTATGACTCCTGATGGAGAGCTATTTTCACAAAAAAATGCTCAAAATTTAATTAATAAAAAAAATATTATCATTCTTTGTGGTCGTTATAAAGGAATTGATCAAAGAATTAGAGATCATCTAATTTCAAAAGAAATATCTATTGGAAATTATATTTTATCTGGAGGAGAATTAGCTGCAGCTGTTGTCATAGAATCTATAGTTAGATTGTTACCTGGAGTAATACAAAATAAAGATTCCATTCTTACAGATTCTTTTCAAAAAGAATCCTTTATAGCTCCTCCCATTTATACACGTCCAATGATTTATAAAGGATGGGCTGTTCCAAACATACTTTTATCTGGACATCACAAAAAAATAAAAGATTGGTTAAATGAAAAATCTATACCCCAAAAAAAATTGGATACTTAG
- the argH gene encoding argininosuccinate lyase: MKIWEKKTNFSFNKEIEHFTSSKDSKIDLLLAPHDVIGTIAHVIMLKTIGLLNKKDLKILIQELRNIYIHEILNNNFKIDEGIEDIHSQIEFLLTHRLGEVGKKIHSGRSRNDQVLVDLKLFVRTEIKDIVYMSYSFFDLLLKLSEQYKNILMPGYTHYQIAMPSSFGLWFSAYAESLIDDLLFIRTAYRIVNKNPLGSAAGYGSSLPLNRKMTTDLLGFECLNYNVIYAQMGRGKMERIVTESISSLARTLSKMAQDICLYSSQNFNFISFPDHLTTGSSIMPHKKNPDVFEVIRSKCNRITSLPNEISLISSNLCSGYHRDFQIIKERFIPIFEEMKKCFSMFQYMLNHIIVKKDIIKDDKYKYLFSVEVVNKLVIEKGYSFREAYQKVGLDIQNGCFKPFTKACYSHEGSIGNLCITQIKNSMQDVIKEFDFDFYKINEVIKRLIYSKIHFDETSKYPIFFGV, translated from the coding sequence GTGAAAATTTGGGAAAAAAAAACAAATTTTAGTTTCAATAAAGAAATAGAACATTTTACTTCAAGTAAAGATTCAAAAATAGATTTACTTTTAGCCCCACATGATGTTATAGGGACAATAGCTCATGTGATTATGTTAAAAACCATAGGATTATTAAATAAAAAAGATTTAAAAATTTTAATTCAGGAATTACGTAACATTTATATTCATGAAATTTTAAATAATAATTTTAAGATAGATGAAGGAATAGAAGATATTCATTCTCAGATAGAATTTTTGTTAACTCACCGTTTAGGAGAAGTAGGTAAAAAAATACATAGTGGTAGATCCAGAAATGATCAAGTTTTAGTGGATTTAAAACTTTTTGTTCGTACAGAAATAAAAGACATCGTATATATGAGTTACTCTTTCTTTGATTTATTATTAAAATTAAGCGAACAATATAAAAATATATTAATGCCTGGCTATACTCATTATCAAATAGCAATGCCTTCTTCTTTTGGTCTTTGGTTTTCTGCGTATGCAGAAAGTTTAATAGATGACTTGTTATTTATACGTACAGCATATCGTATTGTCAATAAAAACCCTTTAGGTTCTGCTGCAGGTTATGGTTCTTCTTTACCTTTAAATCGGAAAATGACAACCGATTTATTAGGTTTTGAATGCTTGAATTATAATGTAATATATGCTCAAATGGGACGTGGAAAAATGGAAAGAATCGTTACAGAGTCTATCTCTTCTTTAGCAAGAACTCTAAGTAAAATGGCACAAGATATTTGTTTATATTCAAGTCAAAATTTTAATTTTATTAGTTTTCCTGATCATCTTACTACCGGATCCAGTATCATGCCTCATAAAAAGAATCCAGATGTTTTTGAAGTCATACGATCTAAATGTAATAGAATAACATCGTTACCTAATGAAATTTCTTTAATTTCTTCTAATTTATGTTCCGGATATCATAGAGATTTTCAAATCATTAAGGAAAGATTTATTCCAATTTTTGAAGAAATGAAAAAATGTTTTTCTATGTTTCAATACATGTTAAATCATATCATAGTAAAAAAAGATATTATTAAGGATGATAAATACAAATATTTGTTTAGTGTAGAAGTTGTGAACAAATTGGTTATTGAAAAAGGATATTCCTTTAGAGAAGCCTATCAAAAAGTAGGGTTAGATATCCAAAATGGATGTTTTAAACCTTTTACAAAAGCTTGTTATTCTCACGAAGGAAGTATAGGTAATTTATGTATTACACAAATTAAAAATTCAATGCAAGATGTTATAAAAGAATTTGACTTTGATTTTTATAAAATTAATGAAGTTATCAAACGATTAATTTACAGTAAAATTCATTTTGACGAAACCTCTAAGTATCCAATTTTTTTTGGGGTATAG
- the gyrB gene encoding DNA topoisomerase (ATP-hydrolyzing) subunit B has translation MDKKDKTNTTKNYNTYTADSIQSLEGIEHIRLRPSMYIGDIGTRGLHHLVYEVIDNSVDESLAGFCNKIWVTIHKNGFITVLDNGRGIPIDIHKKEGKSALEVVMTKIGAGGKFDKNSYKVSGGLHGVGVSCVNALSEKLVVTIYRNGKIYQQEYFKGKALYSVKYLGKTNMQGTKIYYLADHSIFNSIIYNYEILSNRLKELSFLNKGLYLFLIDERKNIKEHFFSKNGLKEYLPILDKNHHPLTKKILFIEGEKDNTIVEVAMQYNTSFKEKIYSYVNNINTYEGGTHISGFRRALTRTLKKYIDGYSVLSNKIELTGDDFREGITVIISVRVMEPQFEGQTKTKLSNHEVGGIVDKIVGESLYNFLEENPSDRKKIIDKIILSAKARQAAKKARELIQKKTPISSILPGKLADCSFNNPENCEIYLVEGDSAGGTAKQGRDRSFQAILPLRGKILNVEKAMQYKIFENEEIKNIFTSLGVSIGTEEDQKTLNIKKLRYNKIIIMTDADIDGSHISTLILTLFFRYMKPLIEKGHIYIATPPLYLIRKGNHYQYAWNDQERERIIHQLGGRKSINIQRYKGLGEMNADQLWETTMNPKKRTLRKVNIDNYSEADKIFSVLMGDEVPPRRNFIEKNAIHAKIDI, from the coding sequence ATGGATAAAAAAGATAAAACAAATACAACAAAAAATTATAATACATATACAGCAGATAGTATTCAATCTCTTGAAGGAATAGAACATATTCGACTCAGACCCTCTATGTATATTGGAGATATAGGAACTAGAGGTTTACATCATTTAGTTTACGAAGTAATAGATAATTCTGTAGATGAATCTTTAGCAGGTTTTTGCAATAAAATATGGGTAACAATCCATAAAAATGGATTTATCACTGTACTTGACAATGGACGTGGCATTCCAATAGACATTCATAAAAAAGAAGGAAAATCTGCTTTAGAAGTTGTGATGACTAAAATTGGTGCAGGTGGTAAATTTGATAAAAATTCTTATAAAGTTTCTGGGGGGTTACATGGTGTAGGAGTCTCTTGTGTTAATGCTCTGTCTGAAAAACTTGTAGTTACAATTTATCGGAATGGGAAAATTTATCAACAAGAATATTTTAAAGGAAAAGCTCTTTATTCTGTAAAATATTTAGGAAAAACTAATATGCAAGGAACAAAAATTTATTATCTTGCTGATCATTCTATTTTCAATTCTATTATATATAATTATGAAATTTTATCTAATCGATTAAAAGAATTATCTTTTTTAAATAAAGGCCTGTACTTATTTTTAATAGATGAGAGAAAAAATATAAAAGAACATTTTTTTTCTAAAAATGGATTGAAAGAATATCTACCAATTTTAGATAAAAATCATCATCCTTTAACTAAAAAGATTCTTTTTATTGAAGGAGAAAAAGACAATACTATTGTAGAAGTGGCAATGCAATATAATACTTCTTTTAAAGAAAAAATTTATTCTTATGTTAATAACATAAATACTTATGAAGGAGGAACTCATATTTCCGGATTTCGAAGAGCATTAACAAGAACGTTGAAAAAATATATAGATGGATATAGTGTTTTATCCAATAAGATAGAATTAACAGGAGATGATTTTAGAGAAGGAATTACGGTTATTATATCTGTTCGAGTAATGGAACCTCAATTTGAAGGACAAACTAAAACAAAATTAAGTAATCACGAAGTAGGGGGAATTGTAGATAAAATTGTAGGAGAATCATTATATAATTTTTTAGAAGAAAATCCTAGTGATAGAAAAAAAATTATTGACAAAATAATATTATCAGCTAAAGCACGTCAAGCAGCAAAGAAAGCACGTGAGTTGATACAAAAAAAAACTCCTATAAGTAGTATTTTACCTGGAAAGTTAGCAGATTGTTCTTTTAATAATCCAGAAAATTGTGAGATTTATTTGGTAGAAGGAGATTCTGCCGGAGGTACAGCTAAACAAGGAAGAGATAGAAGTTTTCAAGCTATTTTACCTTTACGAGGAAAAATATTAAATGTTGAAAAAGCTATGCAGTATAAAATATTTGAAAATGAGGAAATAAAAAATATATTTACTTCTTTAGGAGTTTCTATTGGAACAGAAGAAGATCAAAAAACTTTAAATATAAAAAAACTTAGATATAATAAAATTATTATTATGACAGATGCAGATATAGATGGAAGTCATATCTCTACTTTAATTTTAACATTATTCTTTCGTTATATGAAACCTTTAATAGAAAAAGGGCACATTTACATTGCTACACCTCCACTTTATTTAATTCGAAAAGGAAATCATTATCAATATGCTTGGAATGATCAAGAAAGAGAAAGGATTATTCATCAATTAGGAGGAAGAAAATCTATCAATATACAACGATATAAAGGATTAGGAGAAATGAATGCAGATCAACTTTGGGAAACAACTATGAATCCAAAAAAAAGAACTTTACGTAAAGTGAATATAGACAATTATTCTGAAGCAGACAAAATATTTTCCGTTCTTATGGGAGATGAAGTTCCTCCACGAAGAAATTTTATAGAAAAAAATGCAATACATGCGAAAATTGATATTTAA
- a CDS encoding undecaprenyl-diphosphate phosphatase, with translation MNYIQSILLGIIEGITEFFPISSTGHMIIAASIMGILENKITNLFIISVQFGAILSVIFLYRKKLFFQKLNFYLKIFIASFPVGIFGFFLNKIINFFLDKPFIVSLSLLIGGLVILKTEMFYEKNFYNRKNNITYLKAFVIGLFQCMALIPGVSRSATTIIACMLQNVNRIKAIEFSFFLSVPVIGFATCKKLHDYYFQLNPFTFKEIELLLLGNIVSFITGMITIKWLTKYLKNFKLFGYYRIILGTFFIIAHYLIKPIGKY, from the coding sequence ATGAATTATATTCAATCAATCCTATTAGGGATTATTGAAGGAATAACAGAATTTTTTCCTATTTCTTCTACAGGACACATGATTATTGCGGCTTCTATAATGGGAATATTAGAAAATAAAATAACAAATTTATTTATTATTTCTGTTCAGTTTGGAGCCATTTTATCTGTAATTTTTTTGTATAGAAAGAAACTTTTTTTTCAAAAATTGAATTTTTATCTGAAAATTTTTATAGCTAGTTTTCCTGTAGGGATTTTTGGTTTTTTCTTAAACAAAATCATCAATTTTTTTTTAGATAAACCATTTATAGTATCTTTATCTCTTTTAATAGGAGGATTAGTAATTTTAAAAACAGAAATGTTTTATGAAAAAAACTTTTATAACAGAAAAAATAATATTACTTATTTAAAAGCTTTTGTTATTGGATTATTTCAATGTATGGCTTTAATTCCAGGAGTGTCTAGAAGTGCAACTACCATTATTGCTTGTATGCTACAAAATGTGAATAGAATAAAAGCAATAGAGTTTTCTTTTTTTTTATCTGTTCCTGTTATTGGGTTTGCTACATGTAAAAAATTACATGATTATTATTTTCAATTAAATCCTTTTACGTTTAAAGAAATAGAATTATTATTATTAGGAAATATAGTATCTTTTATTACTGGAATGATAACCATCAAATGGTTGACAAAATATTTAAAGAATTTTAAATTATTTGGATACTATAGAATTATTTTAGGAACTTTTTTTATTATTGCACATTATTTGATAAAACCAATTGGAAAATATTGA
- the truB gene encoding tRNA pseudouridine(55) synthase TruB encodes MENIDSQNLSEFNNGKILLVDKPWGWTSFDIVKKIKTYILNKTTIKNLKIGHAGTLDPFATGLLVILTGKYTKKVNEIQNYKKVYTGIIKLGCETLSFDSETEEKNFSSVLHITPQLIKKISKKFLGEIDQFPPNFSALKKKGKRFYEYARKGIRIVSKSRRIKIYKFYILKVGIPYIQFFIECGRGTYIRSIAQDFGKALQSGAYILSLRRERIGNFSVNCSYSIKLNISKEFTCYLLD; translated from the coding sequence TTGGAAAATATTGATTCACAAAATTTATCAGAATTTAACAATGGAAAAATACTGTTAGTAGATAAACCATGGGGGTGGACATCTTTTGACATTGTAAAAAAAATAAAAACTTATATCCTCAATAAAACCACTATTAAAAATTTAAAAATAGGACATGCAGGAACTTTAGATCCTTTTGCTACAGGTTTATTAGTTATTCTTACAGGAAAATATACTAAAAAAGTAAATGAGATTCAAAATTATAAAAAAGTTTATACAGGTATTATAAAATTAGGATGTGAAACTTTATCTTTTGATTCAGAAACGGAAGAGAAAAATTTTTCTTCCGTTTTACATATTACTCCCCAATTGATTAAAAAGATATCTAAAAAATTTTTGGGAGAAATAGATCAATTTCCTCCAAATTTTTCTGCCTTAAAAAAAAAAGGAAAAAGATTCTATGAATATGCTAGAAAGGGTATCAGAATCGTTTCCAAGTCTAGACGTATAAAAATTTATAAATTCTATATCCTAAAAGTAGGAATTCCCTATATTCAATTTTTTATAGAATGTGGAAGAGGAACTTATATTCGATCTATAGCCCAAGATTTTGGTAAAGCACTTCAAAGTGGTGCTTATATACTTTCTTTAAGAAGAGAACGAATAGGAAATTTTTCTGTGAATTGTTCTTATTCTATAAAATTAAATATTTCAAAAGAATTTACATGTTACTTATTGGATTAA
- the rpsP gene encoding 30S ribosomal protein S16, whose product MSVKIRLKRIGKKHKPIYHIVVADSRAPRDGKFIEKLGTYNPHTDPPSTVLKIKNAVSWLMKGAQPTNTVKSIFSKTGVLLNKHLLEGVRKGIFTNEESQKKFHMWYKKYKI is encoded by the coding sequence ATGTCCGTAAAAATTCGTTTAAAAAGAATTGGAAAAAAACATAAACCTATTTATCATATAGTTGTAGCTGATTCTCGTGCACCAAGAGATGGAAAATTTATTGAGAAACTAGGAACTTATAATCCTCATACAGATCCTCCTTCAACTGTACTCAAGATAAAAAATGCTGTTTCATGGTTAATGAAAGGAGCGCAACCTACCAATACGGTAAAATCTATTTTTTCTAAAACTGGTGTGTTATTGAATAAACATTTATTGGAAGGGGTAAGAAAAGGCATATTCACCAATGAAGAATCCCAAAAAAAGTTTCACATGTGGTATAAAAAATATAAAATTTAA
- a CDS encoding dicarboxylate/amino acid:cation symporter has translation MSIGMKIKKEKVLLIAFLSVLAYIFIHLSKSLLGLDKSTLCILRCFVISLFILYSFMKKDLTTWILLSIIIGIEIGLDLPKIAVELRFLSRIFLRLIKTIIAPILFSTLVVGIAGHSNIKQLGSMGWKSLLYFEVVTTLALFIGLIAINVSQAGVGIVMPSGITEQTLPKVERRSWQDTILHVFPENFIKSIYHGDVLPIVVFSVIFGVSMVFLEDKKRSPILLFAESLSEIMFKFTKIIMYFAPIGVGSAIAYTVGHMGLDILYNLFQLLLTLYIALLIFLIVVLLPILLWIKVPLKGFIKALTEPVSLAFATTSSESALPLLMENLEKLGVPRKIIAFVIPTGYSFNLDGTTLYLSLATVFVAQASGIPLSFSQQIFIGLTLILTSKGVAGVPRASLVILLATVSSFGLPTWPILAIIGIDELMDMARTTVNVIGNGLASCVIARSEGELDDKKMLDYIKKSVK, from the coding sequence ATGAGTATTGGAATGAAAATAAAAAAAGAAAAAGTTTTATTAATAGCTTTTCTAAGTGTTTTAGCATATATCTTTATTCATTTATCAAAATCCTTGTTAGGATTGGATAAATCTACTCTTTGTATATTAAGATGTTTTGTTATATCTCTTTTCATATTGTATTCTTTCATGAAAAAAGATTTAACTACTTGGATATTATTATCCATTATCATAGGAATAGAAATAGGTTTGGATCTTCCCAAAATTGCTGTGGAATTAAGATTTTTATCTAGAATATTTTTGAGATTGATCAAAACTATTATTGCTCCAATATTATTTTCAACTTTAGTGGTTGGAATAGCAGGTCATTCTAATATTAAACAATTAGGAAGTATGGGATGGAAATCCCTACTATATTTTGAAGTGGTAACAACTTTGGCTTTATTTATTGGTCTTATTGCTATTAATGTATCACAAGCTGGAGTTGGTATTGTTATGCCTTCAGGAATCACGGAACAAACATTACCAAAAGTAGAAAGGAGATCATGGCAAGATACAATTCTTCATGTATTTCCGGAAAATTTTATAAAATCTATTTATCATGGAGATGTATTGCCTATAGTGGTTTTTTCCGTTATATTTGGTGTATCTATGGTTTTTTTAGAAGATAAAAAACGAAGTCCTATATTATTGTTTGCAGAGAGTCTTTCAGAAATCATGTTTAAGTTTACCAAAATTATTATGTATTTTGCTCCTATAGGAGTAGGATCCGCTATTGCTTATACAGTAGGACATATGGGACTGGATATTTTGTATAATTTATTTCAACTGTTATTAACTCTTTATATTGCTTTACTGATTTTTTTGATAGTTGTTTTACTTCCTATTCTTTTGTGGATTAAAGTTCCTTTAAAAGGTTTTATCAAAGCATTAACTGAACCTGTATCACTTGCGTTTGCGACTACAAGTTCAGAATCCGCTTTGCCTTTACTTATGGAAAATTTAGAAAAATTAGGTGTTCCAAGAAAAATTATAGCTTTTGTGATTCCCACAGGTTATAGTTTTAACTTAGATGGAACTACTCTTTATTTATCTTTGGCAACTGTTTTCGTTGCACAAGCATCTGGTATTCCTTTGAGTTTTAGTCAACAAATATTTATAGGCCTTACGTTAATTTTAACGAGTAAAGGAGTTGCTGGAGTACCTAGAGCATCTTTAGTCATTTTGTTAGCTACTGTGTCTTCTTTTGGACTCCCAACTTGGCCTATATTGGCAATTATAGGAATAGATGAATTAATGGATATGGCTAGGACTACCGTAAATGTTATAGGAAATGGATTAGCTAGTTGTGTAATAGCTCGTTCTGAAGGAGAATTAGATGACAAAAAAATGTTAGATTATATTAAAAAAAGTGTTAAATGA
- a CDS encoding diphosphomevalonate/mevalonate 3,5-bisphosphate decarboxylase family protein, whose amino-acid sequence MKENCFFYRKKKYSIEPNGVVTVKSHSNIALIKYWGKHNNKIQIPLNSSISYSLGEVYTVTRLIYKERKKNNLSIRVFFSGKEKTSFTPKILEFFHRISFYCSYLRKFNFIIETYNTFPHSSGIASSASSMSALALCIMKIEKKLVCSLKEDFFFKKASFLARLGSGSACRSIYPGLVVWGHHKSIKGSNNLYAIPYPYEIHSIFKKIEDTILIIDDVPKKILSSKGHQLMNNNPYAKERFKCANQNMDRLISILKIGEFQEFGELIEHEALTLHAMIMTSRPYFLWMKPNTLNVIYTVWDFRRQNNKNIYFTLDAGANVHLLYPIQEKTSIIKWIYNDLFFYCKKIIESFCL is encoded by the coding sequence TTGAAAGAAAATTGTTTTTTTTATAGAAAAAAAAAATATTCTATAGAACCAAATGGAGTAGTTACGGTAAAAAGTCATTCCAATATTGCTTTAATTAAATACTGGGGAAAACATAATAATAAAATTCAAATACCGTTGAATTCATCTATTAGTTATTCTTTAGGAGAGGTGTACACGGTTACACGTTTAATTTATAAAGAGAGAAAAAAAAATAATTTATCTATAAGAGTATTTTTTTCAGGAAAAGAAAAAACTAGTTTTACTCCAAAAATTTTAGAATTTTTTCATAGAATTTCATTTTATTGTTCCTACTTACGAAAGTTTAATTTTATTATAGAAACCTATAATACTTTTCCCCATAGTAGTGGGATAGCTTCTTCTGCTTCTTCCATGAGTGCTTTAGCATTATGCATTATGAAAATAGAAAAAAAACTAGTATGCTCTTTAAAAGAAGATTTTTTTTTTAAAAAAGCTTCTTTTTTAGCCAGATTAGGTTCTGGAAGTGCTTGCAGATCTATTTATCCTGGACTTGTTGTTTGGGGACATCATAAATCCATAAAAGGAAGTAATAATCTTTATGCTATCCCATATCCATATGAAATACATTCCATTTTTAAAAAAATAGAAGATACTATTTTAATTATAGATGATGTACCTAAAAAAATATTGAGTTCAAAAGGACATCAGTTAATGAATAATAACCCTTATGCTAAAGAGAGATTTAAATGCGCTAATCAAAATATGGATAGACTTATATCTATATTAAAAATAGGAGAATTTCAAGAATTTGGAGAATTAATAGAACATGAAGCTTTGACTCTTCACGCTATGATCATGACTTCTAGACCCTATTTTTTATGGATGAAACCAAATACTCTGAACGTGATTTATACGGTATGGGATTTCAGAAGACAGAATAATAAAAATATCTATTTTACACTAGATGCAGGAGCTAATGTTCATCTTTTGTACCCTATTCAAGAAAAAACATCTATTATAAAATGGATTTATAATGATTTATTTTTTTATTGTAAAAAAATTATAGAAAGTTTTTGTTTATAG